The genomic segment CCCCCTACAGCTTTTTCAAACGCAGGCAAATCAACCTCTGTGATAGTTACTCCAGCTGCTTTTAACTTATCCAATGCTTCTTTTTCAGCATCATTTATCAATGTTGCACCCAAAGCGACCATTTCACGGCTGGTATCAACGATAATTTTTTGTTGCTCTAGCGTTAAGCTATTCCAGAATGTTGTACCAGCTACGAATGGTGACATATGTTTTGTGTGAGCAGTTAAGCTCAAATTTTTTGCAACTTCGTAAAATTTGCCGCCAAATAAAACTACAGCTGGATTTTCTAAACCATCAATAATGCCTTCTGATAAACCTGGATACACATCAGATAATGACATTGGTGTTGGAACGCCGCCCATAGCTTTAATTGTTTCAAGGAATAAACGCGAATGTTGAACACGAACTTTTACTCCTTTTAAGTCTTCAGGTTTAGTTACTAATTTTTTAGTTAATAGATGACGAGTACCATAAACTACATCAGGCACAATAATATGCACATCATGTTTATCTAATTTTGAGCTTAAATCTTTAAACCAATCAGAATGTAATAATTTAGATTTTTTCTCAAAAGACTGACTAATATAAGGGGCATTAATAACACCAAGATCAGGGACAAGATCCATAAGTGCACCATAATCACTAATAGTAATAATATTGGAACCAAATTTTGCTTGTTCCATAACTTCTGTTTCACTGCCTAACTGACTAGATGGAAACAATTTAAACACAATGTCCCCATTAGATTTTTCTTTTACTTTATCAGCCCAAAAATGCATGGCTTTATCAATAGGTTCACCAGGTTGGTTGCCGTAAGCAATCATAATCTCTGTTTCTGCTAAGGCATTAACAGAAAGCCCTAACAAACTTACAGAAAGAAGCGTTTTAAATGACTTAGTTAGTAGTTTCATAATGTCCTCTCATAATTTAGGCTAGGTTGAGTTATTGATGAATAATCACGCTTTTAATTAACGCTTTATTCTTCGTAATTTTTTCTTCATAAATATCAGCTAATTCATCATACTTAAAAGTATGAGTTAACATCATATTGGCTGAGATTTTGCCCTCAGCCATTAAACGCTGAACCTTTTCAAAATCTTCTAAAGTTGCGTTACGGCTTCCCATAAGTGTGGTTTCTTTTTTATGAAAATCTGGATCGTTAAATTCAATTGTTCCTTTATGTAACCCTACAAAAACAATCCGTCCACCATGGCGAATTAAATACACCGAGTTGTTCATTGCTTTTTGATTACCTGTTGCGTCAATAACAACTTCGGGTAAACGACCATTAAAATAATCTTCAATTTTTTCATTAAGAGGATCTATCGTTGGAACTTTGGGAATATTGGCTTGAATATGAGCTCTACGTTCAACACTAGTATCCGCTATCACAACATTTGCTTCATCAGCATGAGCAATTGCTGCGGCCCCCAATCCTATAGGACCAGCCCCAACCACAAGTACATCAGTTCCTTTAGAGATTTTAGCTCGGCGTACAGCATGTGCACTAATTGCAAATGGCTCAATGAGAGCACCAGTAATATCATCAACATTATTAGCTATTGGAATAACATTAATTGCAGGAGCAGAAACATATTCACTAAATGCACCATTTTCATGTACACCAATGACCGATATTTTTTCACAACAATTTGTTTTCCCACTCAAGCATGCTCCACATTTTCCACAAGATACATATGGAATTAATGCTACACGTTGTCCAACTTTAAGATGACTAATATTTTTGCCCACTTCTGAGATAACTCCACTTGCTTCATGACCTAAAACACGTGGGTATTCAAAAAATGGTTGATTACCACCATAAGCATGAATATCCGTTCCACAAATTCCTATTGCAGATATTTTCATTACAATACCGTCATCTTTAGCCACTGGTGTATCCCATTCTTCGTAAACTAATTCATGGGGTTGTTTACAAACTAATGTTATCATTGTGATACCTCAAAATATAAAGTAAGAATTAATGTCAATGTCATTATTCTCAAGATATTCCAAGAAATCTTATTTTCATTGTAGAATTGTGAGTAAGAAATGGTTTTTCTGCTTTTTATTGGCTTTTTATTTCATGGTGAGCTATGGCTAAGAATTTAAATATTCGAATTGATATTATTAATCAACTTATTGATGCATGCATAACAAAGCAATTTGAATATTACCTACCATCACAAACAAATCTTGCGGCAATTTATAATGTCAGCAGAACAACAATTAAACATGCTATCAATTATCTTGTTGAAAAAGGGGTAGTTAAAATTGAAGATGGCTTAGTGATCATTGTCCGCACACCTACAGATATAGACAAACAATCCTATATACAAGTTAATAACTCAAATGGAAATAATTTTCTTCAGCTAGAAAGCTACTTACAAAGCGCGGTACAAAAGAAACAAATAAAACCAAGCGATATTTTTACGGAATTGCAGTTAGCCAAAGCGGCTAAGGTCGATGTACAAACCGTAAGAGCTTATCTTACTCAGTTTTCTCGTTTCCATTTGGTTACTCAATTAGGACATGGTCAATGGAAACTCTTGGAATTTACGCAGCATTATGCCGATAAACTATTTGAATTAAGGGAAATGCTTGAATGTCATGCCCTAAAATGCTTTATAGAATTGCCTAAAGATGATATTCGATGGGTTGATATGAAGTTTTTATATGAAGAACATAAAGAACTCAGTAAAGACATTGTAACTCGCTACACTGATTTTGCCTTACTCGATCATCGATTTCATTCATTGCTTTTATCCGCCGCCAATAATCCATTTATTAATGATTTTATTGACCTAATATCACTAATATTTCACTTTCATTATCAATGGGATAACCGAAATCTACAAACGCGTAATATTCTTGCAGTATCAGAGCATTTAGCTATCTTGATGTCTATTTTGTCAAAAGATTATGAATCCGCAAAAAACGAACTTAAGCGTCATTTGCAAACAGCCAAAAAAACATTAATAGCAGGCATATCAATAAGTTAATACAAATAACCTAATAAAAACCCACGCCTAAACGTGGGTTTCCCTTACCTAACAATCACAAAATCACGCAGTTTTCGCCATTTCAAATTCAATTAACATCATCAAAATATGAATAACTTTGATGTGAATTTCTTGAATACGATCAGCGTAGCGGAAATGTGGGACGCGGATTTCTACATCAGCCAAGCCTGCCATTTTTCCACCGTCTTTCCCTGTCATAGCAATGACTTTCATGCCTTTTGCTTTTGCGGCTTCAATGGCGTTAAGTACGTTTTTTGAGTTACCTGAGGTAGATAAGCCAAATAAGACATCGCCTTTTTGACCTACCGCTTCTACATAACGTGAGAAGACATAATCATAACCAAAATCGTTACTCACGCAGCTTAAATGGCTCACGTCTG from the [Actinobacillus] rossii genome contains:
- the gutB_1 gene encoding alcohol dehydrogenase, translating into MITLVCKQPHELVYEEWDTPVAKDDGIVMKISAIGICGTDIHAYGGNQPFFEYPRVLGHEASGVISEVGKNISHLKVGQRVALIPYVSCGKCGACLSGKTNCCEKISVIGVHENGAFSEYVSAPAINVIPIANNVDDITGALIEPFAISAHAVRRAKISKGTDVLVVGAGPIGLGAAAIAHADEANVVIADTSVERRAHIQANIPKVPTIDPLNEKIEDYFNGRLPEVVIDATGNQKAMNNSVYLIRHGGRIVFVGLHKGTIEFNDPDFHKKETTLMGSRNATLEDFEKVQRLMAEGKISANMMLTHTFKYDELADIYEEKITKNKALIKSVIIHQ
- the siaP gene encoding TRAP dicarboxylate transporter subunit DctP, which gives rise to MKLLTKSFKTLLSVSLLGLSVNALAETEIMIAYGNQPGEPIDKAMHFWADKVKEKSNGDIVFKLFPSSQLGSETEVMEQAKFGSNIITISDYGALMDLVPDLGVINAPYISQSFEKKSKLLHSDWFKDLSSKLDKHDVHIIVPDVVYGTRHLLTKKLVTKPEDLKGVKVRVQHSRLFLETIKAMGGVPTPMSLSDVYPGLSEGIIDGLENPAVVLFGGKFYEVAKNLSLTAHTKHMSPFVAGTTFWNSLTLEQQKIIVDTSREMVALGATLINDAEKEALDKLKAAGVTITEVDLPAFEKAVGGVISTGFPEWSPNLYKNVQEKLEQF
- a CDS encoding GntR family transcriptional regulator, which gives rise to MAKNLNIRIDIINQLIDACITKQFEYYLPSQTNLAAIYNVSRTTIKHAINYLVEKGVVKIEDGLVIIVRTPTDIDKQSYIQVNNSNGNNFLQLESYLQSAVQKKQIKPSDIFTELQLAKAAKVDVQTVRAYLTQFSRFHLVTQLGHGQWKLLEFTQHYADKLFELREMLECHALKCFIELPKDDIRWVDMKFLYEEHKELSKDIVTRYTDFALLDHRFHSLLLSAANNPFINDFIDLISLIFHFHYQWDNRNLQTRNILAVSEHLAILMSILSKDYESAKNELKRHLQTAKKTLIAGISIS
- the gmhA gene encoding phosphoheptose isomerase, with amino-acid sequence MYIDQVKAELLEAQDVLQKFIADENNIKLIQEAALLISGSFKQGGKVLSCGNGGSHCDAMHFAEELTGRYRENRPGYPAIAISDVSHLSCVSNDFGYDYVFSRYVEAVGQKGDVLFGLSTSGNSKNVLNAIEAAKAKGMKVIAMTGKDGGKMAGLADVEIRVPHFRYADRIQEIHIKVIHILMMLIEFEMAKTA